GCGCAACCGGCCCCGCATCAAGCCTAGTCACGACCGAGATGGGCCTGTTCTGGGCGCTCGGCACACGGTACCGCCAGCAGGGCTATGCGACCGAAGCCGCGCAAGCGCTCGTCACCTATGCCTTCGAAACGCTGTCGATGGAACGGCTGATCGCCACCACGGAGTTTGACAACCGCGCCTCGATGGCTGTCATGCAGCGCCTCGGCATGACAATCGAGCGCAATCCGCACCCCACGCCGGAATGGTTCCAGGTGGTCGGGATCTTGGAACATCCGGCGCTGCGGACTTCAGCCGGATAACTCGCCCTACCCCGTTACGGCACTTCTACGCGCAGCGAGAGTACATCCGGCTGCTTCATATACATGCCGCGCACCGGCGCGGCAGTGACGTAACTGGCTTCCGGCAGCGCTCCCCAAAAATCGGCGGGGGTGGCCAGATCACCCTCCATCGTGTCGAGATAGGTGTGCAGCCAGCCCATAAACGCCTCGTCGCCGATCTCCTCGCGGATCTTGTCCAGCAGCAGCGCCCCGCGCAGGTACACCGCATTGATGTACTCACGCACGGAGTAGTAGTCGTACACCTGTGAATCAACGAAGCCGCCCGGCCCATAGTCGTAGATCCGCGCCTGCCACCACCAATCAACCAGTTCGGGATACGTGTTCTCGAAGAAGAACAGCTCGCTGTAGGTCGCCAGCGCCTCGTCCAGGTACGGATAACTGGCCTGATCGTTCCCCACCAGCGCATACCACCACTGGTGCGAAATTTCGTGCGCCGTGATGATCGTCAGCCAGTCATTCGGCTCACCGGTCCACGTGCGGAACCATGCCTCGCTGACGAACACCAGCCCCGTGAACTCCATCCCGTCGGGGAAATCGCCCTCCACCACCACGATGCGCTCGCGCGGATAGGGGCTGAAGATGCGGCTGTACACCTCCACAGCCTGCGCCGCCGTTTGGAGCGCGTGGTGCGGCGCGTCGAGCGTCGTGCCGGGGACCGGGTAATAGTACAGCTCGACGCTAATGCCCGATTCCGTGATTGTGCTCAGGCTCTGGAACTGGTCTGACAGCGACAGCGTGATTTCCCTCGCCTGCGCCAGATCAACATGCCACGCCGACGTGCTGACCGGCGTCACGATGCCCGGCGCGGCGAGCTGCAGCCCCGACGGTGCGTTCGACACGCTCAGGTCCAGGCTGAAGTCCGCCGCCAGCAGCGCGTCCTGCTCCCCGACCGTATAGGGGGTCGGAACGACCCAGCCCCGCCCGCCGCTGTAGCTGGCCAACAGCGGCATCCACAGACCGAGATTGAGCTGGCGTGCGGAATAAGCGCGATAGCCCGACGGCTGCGCCGTGCCCGACATGGTCGGCAGCGTGACCGTATATTCCAGCGTCAGCGCAACGCCGCAGTGCGCATGCAGGCGCTCTGGCAGCGGAATGGTCAAATGGTTTTCTTCCAGTACCGCATGATCGAGCGGGCGACCATCCGATGTTTTGGCGCCTATGAATTCGAACTCACCCGGCGTCTGGTTGCCGTCCACGTTGAACACCAACTCTTGCAGCGTCTGGCCCGTCTCGTTGACAAACGTCACTGTCTGCCGCGCCGTAACCGTGCGGGACGTCCAGTCGAGCGCCGCCGTGATGTCGTAGCGCAGCGGCACCGTCCCGTCTACCATTTCCGGGCACGGTACTTTGGTCTTTTCAGGTACCGGCGTGACCGCCGTCGCCTGTGAAAGCAGTGGCACCGGACGCGGCGTATTGGTCGGCGGAGCGGTTGCTAGCGTCAGCGGCACAGGCGAGATCACCGCCGTGCGAGAGTCGGGCGCGCAGGCTTGCAGGGCGAGCACCACCAGCCCCAGCAAGCCAGCCGCCAGGAGCGCCTTCAGGCTTCGAGTCATACACACCTCATCGTGATAACACCGCCAGAATGATACTCCACACGCCCCGCCGCGCCAACGCGGACGGCAGGCGCTCGCCTGACGCGCCATTGACGCTGCCCCCTTGCCGCTGGTATAATACCACCCGGTATCCTGGCTGCTGTCAGGATGTCTTTGTTTGATTACTCGCGTGCCAATTTTCCCCGCTAGGACGCCCTTGGGCTGTCGCTTGCGGCGGCAAAGCGAAGATTGGAGACAATTGAAGATGTATGCAATCATACGCACGGGCGGTCGCCAGTATCGCGCCGAACCCGGTCTGGTGCTCGACGTCGAGCGTCTGCCCCAGGCCGAGGGCGAGGTCATCGACCTCACGGACGTGCTGCTGCTCGTCGGTGACGACGGCGAAGCGCAGGTCGGCCAGCCGATCGTAGCCAACGCCGTGGTGAAGGCGACGGTCGTCAAGCAGGGCCGCGCCCGCAAGGTCTTTGTGTGGAAGTACAAGCCGAAGCTGCGTTACCGTCGCCGTCGGGGACATCGCCAGTACTATACCCAGCTGCGTATCGATAGTATCGCGGGCGCATAGGCAGCCAAGAGCAGAGGAGTACTGAGACATGGCACATAAAAAAGGTGGCGGTTCGACTCGTAATGGGCGCGACAGCGAAAGCAAGCGCCGTGGCGTAAAGCGTTTCGGCGGCGAATACGTCATTCCCGGCAACATCATCGTGCGCCAGAAGGGCACCAAGTTCCACCCCGGCGAGAACGTCGGCCTGGGACGCGACTTCACAATTTTCGCCACAGCAGCGGGATATGTCACGTTCGAGACGTTCCGTGGTGGCCGTAAGCGCATCAGCGTCTATCCCGAACAGCCGCAGACCGAAGCCCAGGACGCTGCACAGGCATAACGCCTGTACATTATTTAGGACATCATCAGCCGTAGAGACCGCTACGCATCCCCTCGCACGAGGGAACCGTGGCCGGAAAGGTTGAAACAACAATATGCGTGAAAACATCCACCCCAATTGGTATCCTGAAGCGCGCGTCGTTTGCGCGTGTGGCAACACCTGGACGGTCGGCTCGACCGTGCCGGAAATTCGCACCGACGTGTGCTCGGCCTGCCACCCGTTCTTCACGGGCGAACAGCGTATCGTGGACACCGAGGGACAGGTCGATCGCTTCATGAAGCGTCTGCGCGTGCGCGACGATATCATCGCCGACATCGAAACCCGCAACACGCAGCTCACGTCGCCTGACGTGTCGATGAGCGAGCTTGGCCTGGAGCGCCGCTACGTAACCGTCTTCGCTGACGCGGGCATCGAAGTTGTGGGCGACTTCATGGCGCGTTTTGAAGAAGGTGGCGACGATGCCATCCTGGCGATCTCCGGTATTGGCCGCAAGGTCCTGGCCGACACCAAGAAGGCCCTGCGCACACGCGGCTACCTCGTCGATCAGGCGGAAGCCGCCGAGTAAGCACCGGCACCTAAGATCGTCTATTCTAAAGGGCAGGTTGTAGCCTCTACACCTGCCCTTTATGTTGGGCGCAGCGCTCACGCCCCGCCGCGCCGCCCACCATTGTCAACCGTTCAACACACCAGAGGGAGAGCCACGTGAAGCACCATACTGGGGGAGTTGAAGTGATCTGCGGCAGCATGTTCAGCGGTAAGACGGAGGAGCTGATCCGTCGCGTTCGCCGTGCCGTCATCGCTCGCCAAAAGATCCAGGTTTTTAAGCCGGAAATCGACACGCGGTACTCAGTCGAGAATGTAACGTCCCACGATGGCCTCGCCTTCGAAGCGCTGCCGGTGAAGAA
This window of the Aggregatilinea lenta genome carries:
- a CDS encoding GNAT family N-acetyltransferase — its product is MSLESETFILETGRLVIRSFAYDDFDALHTIRGEAFGEEPLERDREWFDWSIRNYTALARLYQPPYGDRAIVLKASQEIVGMVGLVPSLGPFGTLPFFRARATGPASSLVTTEMGLFWALGTRYRQQGYATEAAQALVTYAFETLSMERLIATTEFDNRASMAVMQRLGMTIERNPHPTPEWFQVVGILEHPALRTSAG
- a CDS encoding M1 family aminopeptidase, with the translated sequence MTRSLKALLAAGLLGLVVLALQACAPDSRTAVISPVPLTLATAPPTNTPRPVPLLSQATAVTPVPEKTKVPCPEMVDGTVPLRYDITAALDWTSRTVTARQTVTFVNETGQTLQELVFNVDGNQTPGEFEFIGAKTSDGRPLDHAVLEENHLTIPLPERLHAHCGVALTLEYTVTLPTMSGTAQPSGYRAYSARQLNLGLWMPLLASYSGGRGWVVPTPYTVGEQDALLAADFSLDLSVSNAPSGLQLAAPGIVTPVSTSAWHVDLAQAREITLSLSDQFQSLSTITESGISVELYYYPVPGTTLDAPHHALQTAAQAVEVYSRIFSPYPRERIVVVEGDFPDGMEFTGLVFVSEAWFRTWTGEPNDWLTIITAHEISHQWWYALVGNDQASYPYLDEALATYSELFFFENTYPELVDWWWQARIYDYGPGGFVDSQVYDYYSVREYINAVYLRGALLLDKIREEIGDEAFMGWLHTYLDTMEGDLATPADFWGALPEASYVTAAPVRGMYMKQPDVLSLRVEVP
- the rplU gene encoding 50S ribosomal protein L21, with protein sequence MYAIIRTGGRQYRAEPGLVLDVERLPQAEGEVIDLTDVLLLVGDDGEAQVGQPIVANAVVKATVVKQGRARKVFVWKYKPKLRYRRRRGHRQYYTQLRIDSIAGA
- the rpmA gene encoding 50S ribosomal protein L27; its protein translation is MAHKKGGGSTRNGRDSESKRRGVKRFGGEYVIPGNIIVRQKGTKFHPGENVGLGRDFTIFATAAGYVTFETFRGGRKRISVYPEQPQTEAQDAAQA
- the rpmE gene encoding 50S ribosomal protein L31 yields the protein MRENIHPNWYPEARVVCACGNTWTVGSTVPEIRTDVCSACHPFFTGEQRIVDTEGQVDRFMKRLRVRDDIIADIETRNTQLTSPDVSMSELGLERRYVTVFADAGIEVVGDFMARFEEGGDDAILAISGIGRKVLADTKKALRTRGYLVDQAEAAE